One part of the Spiribacter salinus M19-40 genome encodes these proteins:
- the glmU gene encoding bifunctional UDP-N-acetylglucosamine diphosphorylase/glucosamine-1-phosphate N-acetyltransferase GlmU, giving the protein MASYPLSVVVLAAGEGKRMHSDLPKVLHPIAGQPMLGRVLDAAQALAPSVIHVVHGHAGETVKAAFADAPVNWVYQAEQLGTGHAVMQALAQVSDGHQVLVLCADVPLISAQTLRDLVEAAGEGVSLLSVCLAEPRGYGRVLRDADGAVMGIVEEKDATDTQRQINEVNTGVMCLPAKPLRRWLSDLDTTNAQGEYYLTDCIAQARRASVGVQSLVCDDPWEVQGVNDRLQLAAVERACQRRQAETLMREHGLGIADPSRFDLRGTLSVGRDCFIEPNVIIEGTVSLGDRVTIGPSTRLLDTHISSDTAVLGHCEILDTHVGAGCQIGPFARLRPGTVLADKAKVGNFVETKKAQIGSRSKVNHLSYIGDAELGEDVNVGAGTITCNYDGQAKHLTKIGNGVFIGSNTALVAPVAVGDGAMIGAGTTIRDDVPSDTLAVTDGRARQIPGWQRPHNE; this is encoded by the coding sequence ATGGCTTCCTACCCGCTGAGTGTCGTTGTCCTTGCCGCCGGTGAGGGCAAGCGCATGCACTCCGATCTTCCCAAAGTCCTCCATCCCATTGCCGGTCAGCCGATGCTGGGTCGTGTGCTGGATGCCGCCCAGGCGCTGGCCCCGAGCGTGATCCATGTGGTGCATGGCCATGCCGGCGAAACTGTGAAGGCCGCCTTCGCCGATGCCCCGGTGAACTGGGTGTACCAGGCCGAACAACTGGGGACAGGTCATGCCGTGATGCAGGCGTTGGCGCAGGTTTCGGATGGCCACCAGGTGCTGGTGCTCTGTGCCGATGTCCCGCTGATCAGCGCGCAGACGTTGCGTGATTTGGTGGAAGCGGCGGGAGAGGGTGTCTCGTTGCTCAGTGTCTGCCTTGCCGAGCCCCGCGGGTATGGGCGGGTGCTGCGCGATGCGGATGGCGCGGTCATGGGTATTGTTGAGGAAAAGGATGCGACGGATACCCAGCGTCAGATCAACGAAGTGAACACCGGGGTGATGTGTTTACCCGCCAAGCCCCTGCGCCGCTGGCTCTCCGACCTGGATACCACCAACGCGCAGGGCGAGTACTACTTGACCGACTGTATCGCTCAGGCTCGGCGCGCAAGTGTGGGTGTCCAGTCTCTCGTTTGTGACGACCCCTGGGAGGTCCAGGGCGTCAACGATCGGCTCCAGCTGGCTGCGGTGGAGCGTGCCTGTCAGCGCCGTCAGGCAGAGACGTTGATGCGTGAGCACGGCCTGGGAATAGCCGATCCGAGCCGATTCGATCTGCGCGGCACGCTTAGCGTTGGCCGCGATTGCTTCATCGAACCCAACGTCATTATCGAGGGCACCGTCTCGCTGGGTGACCGGGTGACGATTGGTCCTTCGACTCGATTACTGGACACCCATATCTCATCCGACACCGCGGTCCTTGGCCACTGCGAGATATTGGACACCCACGTTGGTGCCGGCTGCCAGATCGGGCCGTTTGCCCGCCTACGCCCGGGGACGGTGCTCGCAGATAAGGCAAAAGTGGGCAACTTCGTGGAAACGAAAAAGGCGCAAATCGGTTCTCGTAGCAAGGTGAATCACTTGTCTTATATCGGTGACGCGGAGCTCGGCGAGGATGTGAATGTGGGCGCAGGGACGATCACCTGTAACTATGATGGCCAGGCGAAGCACCTCACAAAAATCGGTAACGGTGTGTTTATTGGCTCGAACACTGCCTTGGTGGCACCGGTCGCCGTTGGGGACGGCGCGATGATCGGGGCGGGCACGACCATCCGGGACGATGTGCCGAGTGATACGTTAGCCGTCACTGATGGTCGGGCGCGTCAAATTCCCGGCTGGCAGCGACCTCACAACGAATAG
- a CDS encoding F0F1 ATP synthase subunit epsilon, which produces MALTMHIDIVSAEESIHSGVSSYILARATEGEVGVYPRHLPMLVQLRPGEVTVRDEHGQEDHYYVSGGTMEVQPHVVTILADAATRAGDIDEAAAEQARKRAEEALANRSGEIDYARAQAELVEAAAQLRTIQKLRKNTRG; this is translated from the coding sequence ATGGCCTTGACCATGCATATCGACATCGTGAGCGCTGAGGAGTCCATCCACTCCGGCGTTTCCTCATACATCCTGGCCCGGGCGACTGAGGGTGAGGTGGGCGTGTACCCGCGCCACCTGCCCATGCTGGTTCAGCTCCGGCCGGGTGAGGTAACCGTGCGCGATGAGCACGGCCAGGAAGATCATTATTACGTGTCGGGTGGGACCATGGAGGTCCAGCCACATGTGGTGACGATACTGGCTGATGCCGCGACGCGGGCGGGTGACATCGACGAGGCCGCCGCTGAGCAGGCGCGCAAGCGGGCTGAGGAAGCGCTGGCCAACCGTAGTGGTGAAATTGACTACGCCCGCGCTCAGGCCGAGCTTGTCGAGGCCGCCGCTCAGCTGCGCACGATCCAGAAACTGCGCAAGAACACGCGGGGCTGA